A genomic stretch from Setaria italica strain Yugu1 chromosome VII, Setaria_italica_v2.0, whole genome shotgun sequence includes:
- the LOC101777521 gene encoding signal recognition particle subunit SRP72, with the protein MPPKSKAAAAAAAAAAAEPVSVEDLFTSLHRHIQADEFTQAVNVADQVLKAAPGDDDAVRCKVVAHIKADEIDKALAAMRSAERLPIDLSYYKAYCYYRQNKLQEALDLLRGQEETAAVLQLESQILYRLGRMNDCINSYEKLQKFKIDSMDMKINIIAALVAAGRASEVQAAMKVQKVDLTTRALRDARSFELAYNSACSLIEIKKYLEAKEQLDLSKRIGKEELMVEDYGEDEIEYELAPVSAQLAYVQQLQGQSQEAMQTYVNMVNRKSADSSSLAVATTNLISLKGTKDAADSLRKLDRLFEKSTAPNQLQLIENLDFKLSPRQKEAMYSARVLLLLHANKTDQAHELVSGLLGMFRDSVFTVLLQAAVHVKEKKVQKAEEVLSQYAEKHPENSTGILLALAQIAANANHFQLAADSLSKIPEIQHMPATVATLVALKERLGDSNAAASVLDSAIQWWKNSMTGDNKLDVFTREAAAFKLSHGRDEEACLLYEELVKSHGSIEALAGLVVTSARTNLEKAEQYEKKLKPLPGLKGVNVEALEKTSGARHVEGPQDMKVDVPEEVKKQKAKKRKRKPKYPKGFDPANPGPPPDPERWLPRRERSSYRPKRKDKRAQVRGAQGAVTREIAATSGGGSSKGSQTTGSSKTPAANTDQSKASNKSRKKKSRS; encoded by the exons ATGCCGCCCAagtcgaaggcggcggcggcggcggcggcggccgcagccgcgGAGCCTGTCTCCGTCGAGGACCTCTTCACCTCGCTCCACCGCCACATCCAGGCCGACGAGTTCACCCAGGCCGTCAATGTTGCCGACCAAG TTCTCAAGGCGgcgccgggggacgacgacgctgTGCGATGCAAGGTGGTGGCACACATCAAGGCCGACGAGATCGACAAGGCGCTCGCCGCGATGCGCTCCGCCGAGCGCCTCCCCATCGACCTCAGCTACTACAAG GCCTACTGCTACTACAGGCAAAATAAACTGCAAGAAGCTCTGGATCTTTTAAGAGGTCAAGAAGAAACTGCAGCTGTTCTCCAgctggaatcccagattttgTACCGACTAGGAAGAATGAATGATTGCATAAATAGCTATGAGAAGCTTCAAAAATTTAAGATTGACTCTATGGATATGAAGATAAATATCATTGCTGCTCTGGTTGCTGCTGGAAGGGCTTCTGAGGTGCAGGCGGCTATGAAGGTGCAAAAGGTTGATCTTACCACGAGAGCACTCAGGGATGCTCGTAGCTTTGAGCTCGCATACAATTCTGCTTGCTCCTTGATAGAAATCAAGAAGTATTTAGAAGCTAAGGAGCAGTTGGACTTGTCTAAAAG AATTGGGAAAGAAGAGCTTATGGTGGAAGACTATGGTGAAGATGAGATTGAATATGAGTTAGCTCCTGTATCTGCTCAGCTTGCGTATGTGCAGCAG CTACAAGGACAATCTCAAGAAGCTATGCAGACTTATGTTAATATGGTAAACAGGAAGTCAGCTGATTCATCATCACTTGCTGTGGCAACAACAAACCTTATTTCACTAAAAGGTACAAAAGATGCTGCAGATAGCTTGAGGAAGCTTGATCgactttttgaaaaatctacTGCTCCAAACCAGTTGCAACTCATTGAAAACCTTGACTTCAAGTTATCCCCAAGGCAAAAAGAAGCTATGTATTCTGCCCGTGTTCTTTTACTCCTCCATGCAAATAAAACTGACCAG GCACATGAGTTGGTCAGTGGACTGCTTGGTATGTTTCGAGATAGTGTATTCACAGTTTTACTTCAAGCTGCTGTTCatgtgaaagaaaaaaaggttcAGAAAGCTGAAGAAGTTCTTAGCCAGTACGCTGAGAAGCATCCTGAGAATTCTACAGGGATCCTCCTTGCACTCGCTCAAATTGCTGCTAATGCCAACCATTTTCAGCTTGCTGCTGACTCACTGTCCAAAATACCTGAAATCCAGCACATGCCTGCAACAGTTGCTACACTGGTGGCGCTTAAAGAGCGCCTAGGTGACTCCAATGCTGCAGCTTCAGTACTTGATTCTGCTATCCAGTGGTGGAAGAATTCCATGACCGGGGATAACAAATTAGATGTGTTCACGCGGGAGGCTGCTGCGTTTAAGCTCAGTCATGGACGTGATGAAGAGGCTTGTCTGTTGTACGAGGAGCTTGTGAAGAGCCATGGCAGCATTGAAGCTTTGGCTGGGTTAGTAGTGACTTCAGCACGCACTAACCTGGAGAAGGCTGAACAATACGAGAAGAAGCTGAAGCCATTGCCAGGCCTCAAAGGAGTTAATGTTGAGGCCTTGGAGAAGACATCTGGTGCCAGGCATGTCGAAGGTCCCCAAGACATGAAGGTAGATGTTCCTGAGGAAGTGAAGAAGCAAAAGGCAAAGAAGAGGAAGCGGAAGCCTAAGTACCCGAAAGGCTTCGATCCGGCAAACCCAGGGCCGCCACCGGATCCTGAGAGATGGCTGCCCAGGAGAGAGCGATCCAGTTACCGTCCAAAGAGGAAGGATAAGAGGGCTCAGGTCAGAGGTGCTCAAGGAGCTGTTACTAGAGAGATAGCTGCTACCAGTGGTGGTGGTTCCTCGAAAGGAAGCCAAACTACCGGTTCATCGAAGACTCCAGCAGCAAACACTGATCAGTCAAAGGCTAGCAACAAAtccaggaagaagaagtcaaGGTCTTAG
- the LOC101777935 gene encoding uncharacterized protein LOC101777935 — protein sequence MSEAVVEQLPSCIALRSKSNGKFLRYVHEHGEEKYRQLELSGEDALNLFTRFDVEPSRLHDGLVHIRCRYNRKYWVARQHGDDDGWIVVAGADEPEEDLSKPSCTLIKAVPVSSDDDSRAADAGDQPHESVMTFRFVLAGRLQAAGKDDDGSGRMSLSGTGTVGSCLCVGRQGERQQVDDGGFVIFNLSNSKRLLPRIVAFKGSNGKYLAARTIQGRNHLVFASDDVGDAAVAHEVVYVANNMHGRFRVRNRNLSRLWMRPLNMNWIILADSGSSNDDLFEVLQVGDLFALRSTRTVFTPGGGPMAFSDNFCINQTAPADRNLVNGLDAASSTLTREALVQVEAAVLHREISDIVYFLDETRVYDRMPVTMAMTDAVNDTSTQITKRLTISFEETETAQWDATLELTLGYTATMKVGFPKLGLGARAQLSAEFFGSYNWGETVVTTVKKVVEYEVTVPPRTKVSVQVMATKASCDVPFGYIQKDTFTDGRVETRRKQDGIFTGVNSYNFHFHTTEMPLEQRLIMQAS from the exons ATGTCTGAAGCAGTAGTAGAGCAGCTTCCTAGTTGCATCGCCCTTCGGTCAAAAAGCAACGGTAAGTTCCTGCGCTATGTGCACGAGCACGGGGAGGAGAAGTACAGGCAGCTGGAGCTCAGCGGCGAGGACGCCCTGAACCTCTTCACCAGGTTCGACGTGGAGCCGTCCCGGCTGCACGACGGCCTCGTGCACATCCGATGTCGCTATAACCGCAAGTACTGGGTAGCTCGTCAGCATGGCGACGACGATGGGTGGATCGTCgttgccggcgccgacgagccgGAGGAGGACCTGTCCAAGCCGTCTTGCACCCTGATTAAGGCTGTTCCTGTCTCTTCCGATGATGATAGCCGCGCTGCTGACGCCGGTGATCAGCCTCATGAATCCGTGATGACCTTCAG GTTCGTTCTCGCCGGCAGGCTGCAGGCCGCAGGCAAGGACGACGATGGCAGCGGGCGCATGTCGTTGAGCGGCACTGGTACCGTGGGCTCGTGCTTGTGCGTTGGACGCCAAGGTGAGCGTCAGCAGGTCGACGACGGCGGCTTCGTCATCTTCAACCTGTCCAACAGCAAGAGGTTGCTGCCTAGAATCGTGGCGTTCAAGGGTAGCAACGGCAAGTACCTGGCCGCGCGCACGATCCAAGGCCGCAACCACCTCGTGTTCGCGTCGGACGACGTCGGGGACGCGGCCGTGGCGCACGAGGTCGTCTACGTCGCCAACAACATGCACGGACGCTTCCGCGTCCGTAACAGAAACCTGTCCAGGCTCTGGATGCGACCCCTCAACATGAACTGGATTATTCTGGCCGACAGCGGTTCCAGCAACGATGACCTATTCGAGGTTCTCCAGGTGGGCGACTTGTTCGCGCTGAGGAGCACCAGAACCGTATTTACCCCTGGGGGTGGCCCGATGGCTTTCAGTGATAATTTCTGCATCAACCAGACAGCGCCGGCTGACCGCAACTTGGTGAACGGTCTGGATGCCGCCAGCAGCACCCTCACCAGGGAAGCTCTGGtgcaggtggaggcggcggtccTGCACCGCGAGATCAGCGACATCGTCTACTTCCTCGACGAGACCAGGGTGTACGACAGGATGCCGGTGACGATGGCCATGACCGACGCCGTCAACGACACCTCCACACAAATCACCAAGAGGCTCACCATATCCTTCGAGGAGACGGAGACCGCCCAGTGGGACGCCACCCTCGAGCTCACCCTAGGGTACACGGCCACCATGAAGGTAGGATTCCCCAAGCTCGGCCTCGGCGCCCGAGCACAACTCTCTGCCGAGTTCTTCGGATCCTACAACTGGGGCGAGACCGTGGTGACGACGGTGAAGAAGGTGGTCGAATACGAGGTCACCGTGCCTCCCAGAACCAAGGTCTCTGTCCAGGTCATGGCCACCAAGGCCTCCTGCGACGTCCCCTTCGGTTACATACAGAAGGACACCTTCACCGACGGAAGAGTTGAAACCCGTCGAAAGCAGGATGGCATCTTCACTGGCGTCAACAGCTATAACTTCCACTTCCACACCACGGAGATGCCCCTGGAGCAAAGGCTTATAATGCAGGCCTCTTGA